Proteins encoded in a region of the Planococcus shixiaomingii genome:
- a CDS encoding DsbA family oxidoreductase: protein MALKVKVYSDYVCPFCFLAEQPLEEAVKGKDVEVEWMPYELRPSPTSTLRPEDDYLQTTWAQSVYPMAEKMGIDITLPDVSPQPHTHLAFEGFQYAKENGKAELYNERMLKAFFQEGQDIGNIEVLTKLAGEIGLNENEYREALVSRKYKKTHQQALEHAYEEADITAVPTFVIGETKLAGIHSKETIEQVIEEELKKQKPKVLFEGMACGIDGFC from the coding sequence ATGGCATTAAAAGTAAAAGTCTATTCTGATTATGTTTGCCCGTTTTGCTTCTTGGCTGAACAGCCGCTTGAGGAAGCAGTCAAAGGAAAAGATGTGGAAGTTGAATGGATGCCTTATGAGCTGCGGCCATCTCCAACTTCGACATTGCGTCCAGAAGATGATTATCTTCAAACAACCTGGGCGCAATCGGTCTATCCTATGGCTGAAAAAATGGGAATCGATATAACCCTTCCTGATGTTTCTCCGCAACCGCATACCCATTTAGCCTTTGAAGGCTTTCAATATGCAAAGGAAAACGGAAAGGCTGAGCTCTACAACGAACGTATGCTTAAAGCGTTTTTCCAAGAAGGACAGGATATCGGCAACATCGAAGTTTTGACAAAGCTCGCAGGTGAAATTGGCTTGAACGAAAATGAGTACCGCGAAGCCTTAGTTTCTCGAAAATATAAAAAAACCCATCAACAAGCCCTCGAGCACGCTTACGAGGAAGCGGACATTACAGCAGTTCCGACATTTGTTATTGGTGAAACGAAACTTGCCGGTATCCATTCGAAAGAAACAATCGAGCAGGTCATCGAAGAAGAACTGAAAAAACAAAAGCCGAAAGTTCTTTTTGAAGGAATGGCATGTGGTATCGACGGATTCTGCTGA
- a CDS encoding ATP-binding cassette domain-containing protein, whose product MRNVADATQLGRTNEWAIEATGLVKVFGKHRAVDGVDLAIRKGTVYGFLGPNGAGKTTTIRMLATLSKPDAGSARIFGHDLSKEGDAIRRRISMTGQYASIDEDLTGMENLVMMARLMGYGRREAKARAKELLKAFGLEDAAKRQVKNYSGGMRRRIDIAASIVVTPDLLFLDEPTTGLDPRSRNQVWDIIRALVSTGTTVLLTTQYLEEADQLADRIAVIHQGKIIAEGTSGELKASVGSGTLNVQLVNAEDQGWAVRILEQKISKPVHYTADSTLLTAQIADPAIVAEALAELAREGVDISDFSFGRPSLDEVFLTLTGHAVSEETKHEEGTS is encoded by the coding sequence GTGAGAAATGTGGCAGATGCAACGCAGCTAGGCAGAACAAACGAATGGGCCATTGAAGCAACAGGACTAGTTAAAGTTTTTGGCAAGCACCGTGCAGTGGATGGAGTGGATTTAGCGATACGCAAAGGAACAGTGTATGGCTTTTTAGGGCCAAACGGAGCTGGAAAGACCACGACGATTCGTATGCTAGCAACACTTTCGAAACCCGATGCAGGAAGTGCCCGTATTTTTGGCCATGATCTGAGCAAGGAAGGCGACGCTATCAGAAGGCGCATCAGCATGACCGGACAATATGCGTCGATTGACGAAGATTTGACCGGCATGGAAAATCTCGTAATGATGGCCCGATTGATGGGGTATGGCCGTCGAGAGGCAAAAGCGCGGGCAAAAGAACTGCTGAAGGCTTTTGGCCTGGAAGATGCAGCCAAGCGCCAAGTGAAAAACTATTCAGGAGGGATGCGCAGACGCATCGATATTGCCGCTAGCATCGTGGTGACTCCAGACTTGCTGTTTTTGGATGAACCGACGACCGGTCTGGATCCAAGGAGCCGCAACCAAGTATGGGATATTATCCGGGCGCTTGTCAGCACAGGCACAACGGTTTTGCTCACCACACAATATTTAGAAGAAGCCGACCAGTTGGCGGACCGTATTGCAGTGATTCATCAAGGGAAAATAATTGCGGAAGGCACGAGCGGGGAATTGAAGGCATCGGTTGGCAGCGGGACGTTGAACGTTCAGCTGGTGAATGCAGAAGACCAAGGGTGGGCAGTGAGAATTCTTGAACAAAAAATTTCGAAACCTGTTCATTATACCGCCGATTCCACATTGTTGACGGCGCAAATAGCCGATCCTGCGATAGTTGCAGAAGCTTTAGCGGAGTTGGCTAGAGAAGGGGTCGACATCAGTGATTTCTCATTCGGCAGACCTAGCCTCGATGAAGTATTTTTGACATTAACCGGACATGCCGTCAGCGAAGAAACAAAGCATGAGGAGGGGACATCATGA
- a CDS encoding class I SAM-dependent methyltransferase: protein MKEKVKDTFNQLAGIYETAVDTNSLFNSEYERPAMLAQLPNDLTGMNVLDAGCAAGWYTEQLIKRGANVVATDISPEMVSSAKRRVGGTAEILCLDLENELPFERDSFDLILSSLTLHYIKNWKGTFSEFQRILKPDGVFLFSIHHPFTDISWLEDDHYFSTELIVDRWHKEGIVFDVPFYRRPLNEIMNNTLANFSIEQVIEPLPTLQFKEHSPKSYERLMKRPQFLIIKARAKL from the coding sequence ATGAAAGAAAAAGTCAAAGACACATTCAACCAACTCGCTGGCATCTATGAGACCGCTGTTGATACGAACAGTCTTTTTAACAGCGAATACGAAAGGCCCGCAATGTTAGCACAATTGCCTAATGATTTAACTGGCATGAATGTTTTAGATGCAGGTTGTGCAGCTGGCTGGTATACCGAGCAATTGATCAAAAGAGGTGCCAATGTGGTCGCAACTGACATTAGTCCGGAGATGGTCTCTTCTGCCAAGCGGCGAGTAGGAGGTACTGCAGAAATTCTATGCCTGGACTTGGAAAATGAACTGCCATTTGAAAGGGATTCTTTTGATTTGATCCTCAGTTCGTTGACTCTTCATTATATTAAAAATTGGAAAGGAACGTTCAGTGAATTTCAGCGAATTCTGAAACCGGATGGGGTCTTTTTATTTTCGATTCATCACCCTTTTACCGATATCAGCTGGTTGGAAGACGACCACTATTTTTCTACAGAACTGATTGTCGATCGCTGGCATAAAGAAGGGATAGTTTTTGATGTTCCTTTCTATCGAAGGCCGTTAAACGAAATAATGAACAACACCCTCGCTAATTTTTCCATTGAGCAAGTAATAGAACCGCTGCCGACTTTGCAGTTTAAAGAGCATTCGCCAAAAAGCTATGAACGGCTGATGAAACGGCCACAGTTTCTCATCATAAAAGCCAGAGCAAAATTGTAA
- a CDS encoding IDEAL domain-containing protein — protein sequence MINNNKTILKTSDWVKGVSRHGELIIGFIDSMSIIQEAVNVVVAESDNEELIGKTIPMSVNQVESMPEAGNKDAGQLEFLIDLALSTGDKEWFNELSAELNSKKQTVN from the coding sequence ATGATAAATAACAACAAAACCATTTTAAAAACAAGCGACTGGGTTAAAGGCGTATCCCGACACGGGGAGCTGATCATTGGTTTTATCGATTCAATGAGCATCATCCAAGAAGCGGTGAATGTAGTTGTCGCAGAAAGCGACAACGAAGAGCTAATCGGAAAAACAATACCAATGTCTGTTAACCAAGTTGAAAGCATGCCGGAAGCTGGTAACAAAGATGCTGGACAACTTGAATTTTTAATCGACCTTGCGCTATCTACGGGTGACAAGGAATGGTTCAATGAGCTTTCCGCAGAGTTGAACTCGAAAAAACAAACAGTAAATTAA
- a CDS encoding DUF2809 domain-containing protein, whose translation MILLIFKNNDSHYLKKRTYYLLAIAATILLGLASRKYSPFLNSTLSENAGDILWAMMVYFGFRFLLVHKSLLTAISLSILFSFGIEFSQLSQADWINGIRRTSFGALVLGHGFLAIDLLRYAIGIILASCIDQAAKKANLHRHTPLR comes from the coding sequence GTGATTTTATTGATTTTCAAAAATAACGATTCACATTATCTAAAGAAAAGAACTTATTATCTTTTAGCTATTGCAGCAACTATTCTTTTAGGCCTGGCTTCCAGGAAATACAGCCCATTTCTAAATTCTACTTTATCAGAAAATGCAGGGGATATACTATGGGCGATGATGGTTTATTTTGGATTCCGCTTTTTATTGGTCCATAAAAGCCTTTTGACAGCTATTTCCCTTAGTATTTTGTTCAGTTTCGGTATTGAGTTTAGCCAGCTATCTCAAGCCGACTGGATCAACGGTATTCGGCGGACATCCTTTGGCGCCTTGGTTCTGGGTCATGGTTTTCTTGCTATTGACCTCCTTCGGTATGCAATTGGGATTATACTTGCGTCATGTATAGATCAAGCAGCAAAAAAAGCCAACCTACACAGGCACACTCCCTTGCGATGA